The genomic region GATCCACTCCGTGCGAGCGAGTTCGCCGTCACGCGTCGGGATCGGGCTGCCGTGCGGGTCGATCGACGGCTCCCCGAGTGCCTGCGCCATCCGGTCGATGAGGGCTTCCGAGGCGGCGTGCTCGAGGCGCTCGGCCTCCGCGTGCACATCCTCCCAGGAGAAGCCGAGCCTCTCGATCAGATACAGTTCGATCACCCGGTGCCTGCGGATGATCCGCAGCGCCGCCGCCTTGCCCGCGGCCGTGAGGAGCACGCCCCGGTAGGGGGTATGCCGGAGGAGCCCCTGAGCCGCCAGGCTCTTGACCATGTTCGTAACGGACGCGGCGGAGCGGTCCAGTTCCTCGGCCAGCGCCGTCGTGGACACCGGCTCGTCCGCCTGCTGGAGCCTGTAGACGGCCTTCAGGTAGTCTTCGACCGCCCGGCTCGGGTCCGCGGGACCCGATTTCACGAACCCGGCCGGCGGAAGATGGAATCCGACAGCACCGGGTTCAGTTCGACGTCATCATGGCGGAGTTCGCGGGTCGGGTTCATCTGCGTGTCCCGATAGAGCCGCGAGATGACGTACGTGAAGTCGCCGACCGTCCGGTAGCCGTCCCAGTACATGCGCGCGCGGCTCTCTTCTCCCCTCCCCTGCGAGATGTAATGGACCTGTTCGGGCCAGGGATCGTCGTCGAGGAAGTAGTAGAAGTAGCGGTCGCCGGACTGAAGGCCGACGCCGTCGCCGAAGGTGATGCGCACCTCGTATCCTCCTTCGTCCCGGGGTCCGGCCCGCCGGTTCACGCCGGGGTCGTAGAGCTTGTACGGGAGCCCGAACCAGTAGACCACATCCCGGCCCACGTACTCGGACTCGTCCCAGGCCCGGATTCCCGGCTCCAGAAGCCGCTCGTTGAGCGTCGCCCACATTTCGGAGCCCGTGAAGGTCTGGACGTAGAGGCCCTCGGCCTCGGGGCGCTCGATCCGCGTCTGCTCGACGCCGTCCACCTTGCGGTATTCCACGCGGCGAGGGCGCATGCGGCGGATTTCGCCGACGGAATCGTACCACACGGTGGTGATCGTGTAGCGGGCCGACTCGATGCCGTGCCAGGCGTCCATGCCACCTGCGGCCTCGACCCAGGCGCCGATGAGCGAATCGGCGAGAACCTGGTCGGGTTCGAGCGCGGCGGTCGAGGCCGCGGGGGATGAACCGTCCCGCGCGCAGCCCGCGGCCGCGGCGAGGGCAAGGGCCAGGAGGGGGCCGAGGCGTCGCGGGAGTTGGGGGCGGTGGTTCATGGGGGCCTCCGGTGTCGGCTGCGAGTCGATTCGGTCGTCGCGCGGTAGCGGAATATGCACGTTGGGGGCAGGCCCGTCACGGCGTGTCCGGCGCGCCGCCAACGCCCTTCAACTGCACGACGATGACCTCGACGGGTTCGGACCCCTCGTTCACATCTCCGTGGAGTTCTCCCGGAGGATCGGCCTCCAGCCAATAGGCCCGGCCCGTCTCCCACGTCATGTCGTGCCGTTCGCCGGCGTCGCTGACGACGGTGAGCGTCCCCCCCTTGAGCGCGATGATGGCGCGGGGGTTGTCGTGGCGGTGCATCTCGAGCGGCTGGTTCGGGGCGATCACGCTCTTCCAGACCTGCACGTACTCGTTCTCGAACTGGGGCGTGCGCCCGGTGGTGGCGGCTCCGGCATTCGGTTCCGCCGGTTCACGGGCCTCGCCGCACCCCGAGACCGGCACGGTGGCCGCGAGGATGGCGACGACGGCCGGAACGAAGCCACGGGGGGCGGACGGAAAGATCCTGGCGTGCATCACGGGTCTACTCCTTGATTTCGATTTCGGCGCTGGACTCGACCGCCGCACCTGTCGGGGAAACGACCTGGAGCGTGAGGCGATACCGGCCCTCGTCGAGCATGGGGAGGCGGAGTTCGACGGTGCGGCCCTCGGCGGCGGGATTCGTCGCCGTCTCGAGCCAGCGGATGCCCGCCTGTTCCGTGCCGTCGCCGGCGAGGCCGCTCCATTCGAGTGCCCTGCGCCAGAACCCCTTCCCCTCCCGCGCCAGCGACAGCGTCACCTGGAGCGCGCCGGCGGTGGTCGGGGAGCCGTACCACTCCCAATAGACGGCCAGGGTCTCGCCCGCCCGGGCGGTGCGGTGGCCTCGCGCGCGGGCAAGCGCCTCCGAGAGCGTCGCGGGGGAAGCGCCGGCGGCGTCGAGCAACAGGATGTCGGACAGCTGCGGATGGCTGGCGGCGAGGGGCATCCGCGCGCGTGCGGCGCCGGGTCCCTTCGCGCAGCGCGCCTCGACGCCGACGAGGGTGGCCGGGACGAACCCGCGGGGCTCCGCGACCGCCAGCGGCCCGTCGCCGCGGCCGGTACGCGAGGCCGTCACGCCGTGGGCGTCGGCGAGGAAGAGACCCGTCTCGAGATCGCAGGGGGGCACGGAGTCCGGCCACCTGAACGCGGCCACCAAGCGTCGGCGCCCTTCGCGTCGAAAGCTGGCCACCTGGTGAGGAAGGTCGGCGATTTCGCCGAAAGCCGGTGCCCAGCTCGTGCGCCCCTCCGGCTCATCCAGGTCCCAGAGCGGCCCGTCGTCCGCGGACCCGAGCTGCAACACGGTGAACCTCTGCGCCCCCGGCAGGCGGTGCGACCAGATGATCTCGTCGGTGCGCGAGCCGACGAACCGGCGGCGCGCCCGCTCCCAGCCGGCGGGCCAGCCGAAGCGCAGCGTGATCTCGGTGAGGTCGTCGCCCCACCGCATCCCCCAGGGGCTCGCCGCGTCGGCCTGGAGCGCGGCGCGGACGCGGCGGGCGAGGTGTTCGGAGCGCCGCTCCATCCCCGGAACGAGCCACAGCGGGTCCGAGAGGTGCCAGAACGAGCGCTCCACGGCGCGCCGCGGCGGGCTGCCGCAGGCGAGGCGCTCGTAGCGGCCGCGCGTCCGGCGGTCGAGCACGGGCCCGAGTTCGGTCCAGCCGCAGCGTTCTTCCTCGGTCATCCGGCCGAGCGCGCGGTCGAAGGCCGCCTCCGCCTCCGCATAGCGGCCGCTCTCCTGGAGCACGAAACCGGTGAGCCCGGCGCACCACGCACTCTCCGCGCGGCAGGCGTCCAGCAGCGTGAGCGCCTCCTGCTCGCGACCGGCCTCCAGTCGGTAGGCGACGCGCTGCCCCGCGAGCCACTCGTCGCCGGGGACGATACGGGCGGCGCTGTCGAGAACCGCGATCAGGACGTGCCGCTCCTCCACGACCTCGGGCTCCTCCGGGACCGGCTTCCAATCGTCGTCGTCCCACCCCTCGACGAGGCAGAAACGCCCGATCCCCTCGCCGCATCTCGGGTTGACCAGCGGGCCGCGCGGGAAGTTGCGGCGCCGGACGTGCTCGAATGCGCGCTGAGCGTCGCGCGCCATCTTCAGCGCCGAGGCGGCATTGGGAGATGCGGGAGGCTCGCGGGATTGGGCCGGGGCCGTGGCGACCGCCGACGCCGAGAGCGCGATGAGCGCGAGCGCCGAGGCAGGCGCCGCGCGGGAGGCGTGGGTCCGGATGTTCCA from Candidatus Palauibacter scopulicola harbors:
- a CDS encoding metal-dependent transcriptional regulator, encoding MKSGPADPSRAVEDYLKAVYRLQQADEPVSTTALAEELDRSAASVTNMVKSLAAQGLLRHTPYRGVLLTAAGKAAALRIIRRHRVIELYLIERLGFSWEDVHAEAERLEHAASEALIDRMAQALGEPSIDPHGSPIPTRDGELARTEWIPLAELKGGRGVVREVSDRSPRTLRELAALGLFPGTRIRYLGERAGGAARLEVDDRSFDVEPVLARAVFVERES